The Sediminitomix flava genome contains the following window.
AATATGAAAATTGGAACTCAAAAGAAAAACCTACACATGAATTACTTTTTTCAGGCTCACTAGGAATAAACTTTTGGTTTGATGAAGACTGTGTTAGTCAAATACAATGGGGACCTGATTTTATAGATGATAATACAATAAATTGGCCGAGTTAAAATAAAAATAAACACAACAAGGGGCATATTACACAGGTCGGGTGCGACGCAACCCGCCTGCGACACCATGCCCGAGTCGTTACAGCTCATTGTGTTAGCGTGTGCAGAGCGGGGAAGTAGCGGATAAAAATTTGCGTATCTTGAGCTAACTTTCGATATAGGAAACTCGAAGAATGGACTTTTTAGATTTATTTTTTCTTGTGATTCTATCTACCAATTCGATTTTATCTCTGACAAGATTTGAGAATTATTGAAGAACGTAATTTTGAGTAACTTAAATGGAATCGAAAAGTTGGCGATAAAATTTGATTAGAACGTTTAGCGGAATATTAGCGGACAAAATGCGTATAGAAAAATTGCAGAGCGTAGCGAAATCGTAAGAAAAACGTCTGCAGAATATGAAGAAATAGTTTGCCGATTTATGGCGATTAAACAATAAAACCGATCTGTAACAAGGGGCATAGCACACAGGTCAGATGCGACGCAATCTGCCTGCGATGACCATGCCCATGTCGTTAGTGGCAATAAATTAAGATGATGATACCAAAGATTAAAGGAATAATAGATAGGCGAATTCTAATTAATTATCGAGTTGATAAGGATGTCCTAGCTAGTTTTTTACCTGAGCCATTCAAACCTAAATTAATCAATGGAAAGGGTATCGCAGGTATTTGTTTGATTAGATTAAAAGAAATAAGACCAAAAGGTCTACCTAAGCAAATCGGAATTTCATCTGAAAATGGAGCACACAGAATAGCTGTTGAATGGATCGAAAATAATAAATTAAAAGAAGGGGTTTATATTCCAAGGAGAGATACTTCTTCCAAATTGAACTCACTTGCTGGAGGAACGATTTTTCCTGGAATTCATCACTTAGCAGATTTTTCTGTTAAAGAAATTAATGGTAGTTATAAAGTGGGTTTTATAAGTGATGATGGAACCTCTTTATCAATAGAAGCTAACGAGACGGTTAGTTGGAACCAAGAAAGTGTCTTTGAAAATTTGGAATCTGTATCTGAATTTTTTGAAAGTGGTTCAGTTGGTTATTCTCCCGATAAAAGTGAATTTGATGGATTAGAACTCAAAGCCTACAATTGGAAAGTATCTTTGTTAGATGTAAAGGAAGTTAGATCGAGCTTTTTTGAGAATGAGAAGATTTTCCCTAAAGGTTCCGTGGAGTTCGACAATGCCTTATTAATGAGAGACATTGAACATGAATGGATTGGATTAAAAAAAATTAAAAAAAGCCACTAACAAGGGGCATAGTTAACACCGCACTAACCGTCAACACGACCTAAGTGCATTACCATGCCCGATTCGTTATAGGGCATTTGAAAAACCGCAAGAATCGGGTTTCATTACGTTTTGAGAATTGAGAATTTTGTCAAAACATTTAAAAAGAATTAATATGCAATTTGATTTTGACAATAAACAGAGAAAAGAAATACTCAAAACAGTATCTGAAAAGTTGGAGAACTATTATAGCTCAACAAAAGATTTTAAAACCAATCCTGATTTGAACATAAAAGAAATCAGAGAATCTATACTTACCAAAGAATTAGCTAATGGCATTAGCCCAGATAAAGCAATCGAGCATGTGATAAAAGGACTTGAGACCTTTTCAGTTCATACACCGCATCCTAAGTATTTTGGACTGTTCAATCCACGTTCTAATTATGCAGGAATCATTGCTGACTTAATCACAGCTACTTATAACCCTCAATTAGCTGCTTGGAGCCATGCCCCTTTTGCCGTTGAAGTTGAGGAGTTAATAATTAGGGAATTTGCAAATAAATTTGGATACGATGGAAATGCAGATGGTGTTTTTACAACTGGAGGAGCTGAAGCCAATCTTACAGCTATGCTCTGTGCTTTGAACCATAAATACCCAAACTTTGCTAAAGATGGAGCATTTGGTTTGGACAAAAAGCCTGTTGTTTTTTGTTCAGCAGAGGCTCACCACTCTATTCAAAAAGCAGCAAAAGTTGTTGGGATTGGGTACAGTCTTGTAGAATCAATACCAGTTACAGATGAATTAAAGCTGGACACAGAGATTTTACAGCAAAAACTAAATGAACTTGACTTATCAGTTTATTCGCCATTAATGATTATTGGAACTGCAGGAACTACTGGCACAGGTACAATTGACGAACTGAATCAACTAAGTTTCATTTGCAAAAAGAACAACATTTGGTTTCATGTTGATGCAGCTTATGGAGGCGGAGCAATTTTAAGCCAGGATTTGAAGCACCAATTAACAGGCATTGAAAAGTCTGATTCTATTACTTTTGATGCTCATAAATGGATGTCAGTTCCAATGGGAACAAGTATATTTTTGACATCGAAAAATGATATTCTCGGAAAAACGTTCAGAATTTCAACAGAATATATGCCTAAAGAGGCTGATAAACTCACGATTACCGAACCCTTTACACATTCTATACAATGGTCGAGGCGATTCATTGGTTTAAAAATATATCTTTCACTACTATTCTATGGTTGGCAGGGATATGAACAAACCATCAATCATCAGGCAGAGATGGGGCAGTATTTGAGAAATAAGTTATTAAAAAGTGGTTGGCTTATAAAAAACTATACAGGTTTGCCGGTTGTGTGTTTTACAAAAGCAGATTTTGAAACAGATACAAATTTCACAAAAGAAATATTGGATAAGATTTTAGCAAAAGGTAAATCATGGTTGTCTGTTTACCCTATAAAAGGAATACCTACTTTTAGGGCTTGTATTACAAACTATAATACTACTGAAAAGGAAATCGATGAATTGGTTGATGAACTAAATGATGAAGTTATAAGCTATGTTGGACAATAAAACACATCAATATAATAAAATTGCAGAAGCTATTGCATTTATAGATGATAACCATAAAGTGCAACCATCTTTAGACACAATAGCTGAACATGTAAATTTAAGCCCTTTTCATTTTCAGCGTCTATTCAAGGAATGGGTAGGAATTAGTCCGAAAAAATATTTGAAATTTATCAGTTCAAGTTATGCAAAGAGTTTGCTCAGGAAAAAAGAAAGCAACCTATTTGATACGGCTTTCGAAATGGGCTTATCTGGAACAGGAAGGCTTCACGACATGTTTGTAACGATTGAGGGCATGACTCCTGGAGAATATAAAAATGGCGGTTCAAGTCTGATAATCAATTATAGTTTTGCAGAAACTCCTTTTGGCGAAATCATAGTAGCAGCCACCAACAAAGGAATCTGCCATATGGCATTTAGCGAGAATAATGTATTAGCATTCAAGGAATTACAAGACATTTTCCCGAATGCAACATTCAATCAAAAAGTAGATAAATTTCAACAAGACGCTTTATTTATTTTCAGTAATGACTGGACTAATCTTAGTGAAATAAAATTACATTTGAAAGGAACAAAATTTCAATTGAAAGTTTGGGAAGCATTGTTATCAATTCCTTATGGAAATCTCTCTACTTATGGAGAAATAGCAGAAACGATTCAGCATCCAAAAGCATCGAGAGCAGTGGGAACGGCAATAGGAAACAATCCGATAGCCTACCTGATTCCATGTCATAGAGTAATTCAAAAATCGGGAAATATAGGTGGCTATCATTGGAATCCGACAAGAAAGAAAGCTATAATAGGTTGGGAAGCTTCAATATTGGAAAATGAATAAAAACGCACTACACCATTTTTTATAAGTAATGTCAGACAAAGTGCTAAATATCAAGGTTTGTAGCCCGCTCAAACATGGTAGAAGTTTGAAAGGAAACTACAGCGCAATCTGCGACAACTCATACAATTTACAGTTATCATTAATTAATGTCACATAAATGAATTATTGTTCAAATTGCAGTCATAAAATAGAATATGGAAGTGCCAATTTTTGTTCTAATTGTGGGGCAGAATTAATTGCAAGAAATAAGAAAAATATCGAACAAGATCTTTCCTTTAAAGAAAATTCGAATAATATTTTTTTAATTCTTCACCCTCAATATAATTTTCTTCACCAATTAACTACTAACATTTTTCATCTAGAATCTCTATTTTTTACTCTAATTATCAGTATTGTGTGGGGGACTGTATTATATATGAAATTAGGAGGAATATCTGTTGATGAGTACTTTTCAATTAATATTTTCTTTTCAAGAATTGAGGGAGTCTATATTTTCTACTCACTTTTAGCAATACCAGTTTTTATAATTAGACCATTAATTATACTCCTTTACAACTACCTAATATATAGTAATACAACTTACAGAATCAAGGAGAATGAAATAGAGTATTGTGAGAGTTTTATAACTGAAAATTATAGTTCTATTGAATATAATAAAGTAATAGAGGTACACCTTAGAAAAGGTATAATTCAAAAATTATTTAAATTAGGTACCATATTTTTAGAAACACCAGGGAGTGGTGATGGTAGGAATGGTATTCTAATAAAAGATATATGTAATTATGAAGAAGCATATAAATTAATTAATTCATTAGTACGAAAAAAATGATAACAAGGGGCATATTTGATAGGCAGCTATGCGACGCAATCCGCCTGCGATACCATGACCGTATCGTTGGCAAGAATAAATAAACTTTAAAAACTACCTATAACTTATGTACAAATATATTTACATTTTTTTACTTATGTCAGTACTACTTTTTTCAAAATGTACTAACAACGTAAAAACAAATGAAATGAAAACACAATTGGGGTATTTTGACCAGATTAATGAGATCCCAGACAGCGTTCAAGTAGAAGGTATTACAATCAAAAATCTATTTAAAAATCAGATTTTAGCTCATCAATCTGGGTATGATAGTACTCTGATTACAGACAAAGTTTATCTAAGTCATCAAGCCTTTTGGGACAATTGTTATGGGATGATTTTCGGAGAAGAAAATAGTCATAAGTTCCAAACAACCAAAGGGATGATCGCATGGAATAGAACACTTTATCCTGAAAATAAAAGCATGTTTGATGAAAGAGCTAAAGTTTTAATAGAGCTTAAATTAGATTCATTGCTAAAAACAAATTTGAAAAAGTTCAATGATTTGGTTCCATATAAGGTAGAGTCTACAATCGGAATTTTATTTACACCATTGATAGGTATAGGTTTTGGAGGTTGTAATAAGGATCAATTTTGTATAGAACTCAATAATACAGATTATGAAATAGCTTATCTGATTGAAAAAGGTTTACCTCATGAATTAAATCATTTAGCTTATGAACCATTGAGAGGTGATGATCCTAAATTTCAAACAGCTTTAGGACAAGTTCTAGATGAAGGTTTTGCTTGCTATTTTGCATGGAAATTTTTTGAAGGTGAAATGACTAAATATGAAGCTGTTTCTAATATGAGTGAAAGTGATTGGAATTGGTTTGTTCAAAATGAGAAAGCAATTTTTGAAAAATTACAAGAATATTTCGACGACGAAAGTGGGGATAATCCAATCTTACGAAACGATAAACTCAAACTTTTTCCTGATGCTCCTCAAGGTTTAGCGTATTGGCTAGGTTTTAGAATTGTTGAAAAATATGTTGAAAATCATGGTGAGAATAGCTGGAAAGATATTTATGAACTAAATATTGAAGATGTGCTGGATAAAAGTGGGTACGATGAATATATTAGTGAATTATAAAAACTTTTGCCAAAACGCAGGCAGAAGAGACGCAATCTACCTGTGAAACCATGCCCGAATCGTTACCAATAACTATAAAATTAAATGAGATACTTTTTACTATTTGTAATTTTTTGTTCTTGTTCATTGAAAGAAAGTGAACGTACCCAAAAACTTAAAAATACAGATAATACCGTTTTTGTTTTTCATGATGCAAAATATGACTCTCATGTTCAGTTAGAAAAGAATGGGGGAAGACTCGGCAGTGTTTTGCCTTTAGGTTTGGTTCTTTATAAAGATCAAAAGCAAAATGACTTTAAATCTTTTATACCCAATCAAACAGTAGATACCTTGGTTATTGACTCCCGTAATGATGAGTTTTTAGAAATCATACACCGTTACAAAGCGATTGAAGATATCCACTTTTTGATCAAGGCAGGAGATACGGTGAATATTTTTTACGACAGCATTGGTTATCCAGTACTTGAAAGCTCTATAAGTGATGATTTTACCAAACTGTATAATTTCAGAAAAGATATACGCACTACAATAGAAGTAAATACACACCTTTTTGAACCTCAAACAATCTTAAAATCAGAGTATAATACTGCCAAATATTACTTATATAAAGAATCCAAAGAGAAATATCATTCTATATTTGAGAACAAGGCATTCTATGATGTAGATACACTTGTCAGACAGCATCAATCTTTCAAAGAAAAGTACTTTAAAGCTTTACAAACTACTTCTTTAGAACAGTCTAATCGATCATTAGTATATCAAGAATATTTTAAGCAGATACTGAAACTAGATACATATTATATTCGCTTGATGCATAATTCTCGTCTTGATCAAGGACTTACAGCTAGAGACATATATCCAATTTTTAATGATAGTCTGATTGATTATCCATCCTATAATCAATTCTTTCAATTGTATTTGGCAATCATTGAATATAAGCGGGACAATATTGTTCATATTAGAAAATCGAATAGTATTACCCCTCATTACAGGCAAGTCTTCGAAAACCTTAGATTGAATGATTCCATTCCTGAAAAAACAAAATGTCTTCTCAGTAGGATTTTGATCAATGATATGGTTGAAGACAAGAACGCTGATTTGTTTAGAACACTAGCTGAGCATAAAGAAATGTTTAGTGATTCTACTTTTCTTACCGAATTTGAGGAAAAAAACAGGCTTACCGAAAGTGAAAATACAATTCTTCTAGAGTCTCCCGATGGTGAAATTATAGACTTTTTTAATTTACTGAAAAATGGGAAGGAAGACGAATACTACATTGAATACTGGGCGACTTGGTGTAAACCTTGTATAAAGGAGTTTCCTTATTTGAAAGGATTAGCAGAAAAACTTGCCAATGAAAATAAAAAAGTAATTGCTTTATCTTTAGATGAGGAATCAGGTAAATGGAAAGATTTCTTGAGACAAAAGGACTTTATTGATAAAGAAATTTTACACTTTAGAGTATATAATCAGTTCTCTTCAAAGAAGTTGAAATCTTATCAAATAGAAAGTATTCCTAAAAATATGGAGTTCTTTAAGAATGGAAATATCAAGACTCTTAATGCTCAGCGTCCAAGTCAAATCCTAACAGTAAAATAATATTGGTGACAAAATGCATATTGCACCTCTCAGCTATGCTGATGAAGCTTCTTCTTATCCTTAATCATATAAATTTAGTATTTTAAGGTCAATAATGTAAACATCCATACGTCGCAACAAGCCTTACGTGATATCCAGTCGTTAGCTACAATTATAAGTTGAGAACTCTCGAGAATCATATTTGGAGTATTTTAAATCATATCTAGAATTCAAATATAGGTGGTCTATTGAAAATTTTGATTGATGGAACAGTATAAGATAAAAAAGAGTGAAGCAAAGAGAATTGTTTATCAACAATTGCCAAAAAAGATTTTAGTATTGATTCTCGTAATTGGATATTTCCTGTACGTCTGTATTACTCTTCTTATAGATTTTGAAACTAATACTATCCTTATAGTTACAGGATTATTGATTGCTTTGTCAATTTCAACTTTCTTTGTTGTAAATGACGTTAAGAATACAATAAATGAACTATCAGGTTCTTATTATGAATTAGTAGATAACAAGCTATACCACATTTTATCTAGCGGGGACACAGTAACAATAGACTTAAAAAACTTGAATAAAATTACAGTTAACAGTAAAGGGATAATCATTAGAACGTTTAATCGTAAATATTATCTCTCAAACAAAATCACAAACAGTAGTAACCTCTTTAACCAAATAAAGAGATGTAGACAGTAATTATATTTAAGTTTTAAAACTTGAAATAATTGTGGCTGTAATAAAGAAGGGATATAAACCACTTAGTCAATTAAATGACTAAGTGGTTTTTCTGTTTTCAGGCCTAAACTAAAAGAAAGTAAAGATAAATGTAGTCCCATAATCCTTTTACTTCTGAATAGTGATAAAGTAGGTTATGACAGTATTTGAGTTGCGATAAATATATTTTCAAAAATTGTAATATTTACCATTACGCTTTAAAACACAGGAGGTTAACATTGTATAATTTATCCATATTTTAAGGGTTCGGGACCAATTTTATGCTCATTCATTTTTTTGATTTTCTTTCTTATCCTTTTCTATCGTTTGATGTTTTAATCAGTTATATATCTTCTTTAATTAGTTGAATAAGATCGACTCTCTATCAAGATCACATTAGTATTCTTCTTGAAGTTTTTGAGAGTGTTTTTTAACTAATAATAGCACAAATGAGAAATTATATATTAGCACTAGTTTTATCCTGTTTACCATTTCAGCTTTTTGCTCAAATGGGCGTTAATGATTCAATACCTGTATTAGGAAGGTGGTCAAAAGAACGTATCAATAAATGGTATGCAGATCAGCCTTGGATGGTTGGCTGTAATTATTATCCTGCAACTGCAATTAATCAGATAGAAATGTGGCAGGAATCCACTTGGGACCCTAAACAAATAGATAAAGAGCTTGCTTGGGCTGAGGAAATAGGTATGAATACATTAAGAGTGTATTTGCATGATTTAGTTTGGGCAGCCGATGAACAAGCTTTCTACCAGCGAATGGATGATTTTTTAACTATCTGCGAAAAGCATAAAATACGTGCATTTTTTGTCTTCTTTGACGATTGTCATTTCCCCAATCCAAGTTTAGGTAAACAACCCGAACCCGTCAAAGCATATCATAACTCTGGATGGGTAAATTGTCCTTCTCGTGAGTTAGCACATCGTTATGCTATTGGAGAGGTGAGTGAGGTAGAAAAAGCTCATCTAAAGAATTATGTTCAAAGAACTATGTCACGATTTAAAGATGACAATCGAGTAGTGATGTGGGAATTATATAACGAACCTGGAAGAGGAACAGGAGAAGAAGGCGATATGGCAAAAGTAAAAGTCCGTAGTGCGATTGGAGATCAATCAAAACAATTAGTCTATGATTCTTGGGTTTGGGCAAGAGCGATAAATCCATCGCAACCTATAATGTCTACTACTGCGGGGAGTATTGGGCAAATAAATATTAGAATAAATCGTATTAATTCAGATTTGCATTCCATTCATACATACGGGCCTCCAAAGGGAGTTCGTGCTAGAGTGAAAGAGTATCAAAAAGACGGACGTCCTGTGATTGTGACAGAGTGGCTAGCTCGAACACGTAATAGTACTGTGGAAGATTGTCTGCCTGTAATGAAAGAGCTAAATGTTGGAGCTATTAATTGGGGCTTTGTATCGGGCAAGTCTGGAACGATTTGGGATTGGAAAAGTAGAAAAGATGCAGAAGGTAAAAAACGTAGCGTAGTACATGAGCGCGAAGTAGGAAATATTGTGAAAAAGGGTGAGGAGTTTCCTGAGCCAGAAGTTTGGTTTCACGATATATTTAGAATGGATGGTTCTCCATATAGCCAATCTGAAATAGAGATTTTTAAACAATTGACAAAAGACAATAAGGCAAGTTATCCCTCAAAGTAGATCGTTTAAGCTTTGCTTTTGTATTTCTAAAAATATGAATTTCCTAGAAATATCAATTGCAGTCTACCCTCAGTTTTTTGATAACTTTTAAAGTCAGTTTAAAAAACTACTCATTTGAAAATAGATATCGACAACTCTTCGGTACTGATATTTTTTAAAGCAATATTTAGTCAATTGTTTGAAGATATTTTTTAAGTCTCCAAGGTAACCGCAAAGAAAGAAAATGAGCCATCCTAAATCTCTATTTAGAATGGCTCATTTTTGGTATTTGTAATAATTCTATGATTATTATCTTTTAATAAAGGAAGTACAACCAATACCTTCCATACATAAAAAATACAATCCTGGCTTTAACTGGTTCACAGGAATTGAAGATTGATTTTCAAAACTTCCTACTTTCTGCCCCAGAGTATCAAAAATATGTATGATACCTTTATTTCCATCTTTTGTAGTTATATGAATAAAATCATCAGATGGATTTGGGTATAATTTAAAGCCTTGTTCAGTTTTTAAATCATTGCTTGTAATTCTCTCACTTACATTTATAGTAAAGGTAAATTCGCCACTACACTCATCCTCAGAATTATATTGTACAGTATATTCTCCAGCCATTGAAAGGTCAATGTTATTTAGTTCTAGCACTTCAAAGCCAGAGGTTTGGTACATGTTTGTACCATTTGACCATTCGTAATTCCAAGCGTCACCATTCAACCACAGCTGCAGATTATCACCTTCGTTTACATTAATCACATCAGCTACTTGTGCGCCAGAATTATTCACATTGTAGTAGAATTTCACTTGCTCAAGACCACAGGCAAAACCAGGGTCACAGCCAAAGATTTGAATGTTTTGAGTAGTTTCATCATCTATATTGAAGTAAGTTTCTTTGTCTTCTTCTTTAATACATTGGTTGTCAATAAAGACATTTTTAAACGTGATGTTCTTCATCCAATATACATCTCCGTTTGAAAGCTTTGAACCTTCAATAAGCGACTTCATAGCTCTAGGAGTTTGCTGATATCCGTTTCCATCGAAAATGACTTGCTGACCTGATACATAGATGTTTTCCATAAAGATACCATCTACGCTACCAACTTCATTGGTGAAATCCGTAGGAAGCTCATAGTTGCCCACATCTATCTTTCTTGAATTGTTATGTAGATTAACCAAGGCAGGGATATTTCCATCAACCCATAGATTTTTGATTCTAACATTAGAACCATTCATATCAAAATCTATCTGAGACATAACGATACCATTATTGTTTCCAATATTCCTCCACTCTGGATAAATAATGTAATTATTCGTCATTGTAGAGTTTTCGGTATGGTAGCCGCCATCCCAGCCCAAACACATAATCGAACCATTGAAACCTTGCCAAATTACATTATTTGTGATCGTTAGTCCCTTATTGTAGAATACATCATCACAAGCTCTGAAAAAGCAGTGATCAACGGTATTGTCTTCCCCCCAAGGTCTTGCACCATCGTTATTGGGGTGCCAAGCCCAGTATTTCATACGGTAGTAATTTGCTTTTCCTGACCCCATATTTACACCATGGCTAGCTCCATCACAAACGATGATACCCTCTATGGAGTTGTTATTTCCACCAAGTCCAATATGAGACTCTAGTGGCTCAAAGGAATCAACACCCAAAATTCCACCATTATTAGCTAAGTTTTTAGACCATTTGAAATCTCTTCCTGTCAAAACTCCTCTACCAAATATTTTTACGTTGTTGACCTTATTTCCGTAAATACGGCCATGAACATAAGCTCCCCCTTCAAAGTAAACTTGTTTGTTATCTGCCATTACTTCTGCTAGGTTACCGACTGTGCTTGAAAATTGTGCTCTTAGATCGTGATATCCTTTCGGAAAATATATGGTGCTTGCCTGAGTCATTTCTTCAATACTTGATTGCTCACTATAAACATGAACGGAAGCATCATTTTTATCAGGTACATTAGTTTCCAAGGGTTCTCCAAAGATCATAAGCATATGTTTGACCACTCCGTCACTTGTATGTTGGTTATCAGCAGATTTGAAATTTATAGAAATATAGTCAGCTTTCTCAAGTTCAAATGTAATGGTTTTTCCATCTGTTGAACGTTCAAATTCAATGTCGAATGGCGAAGGAACAATCTCAATATCTGACGAACCATCTCCAAAGAGTTTTTCTACTTCAATTTGTACGGGTTGAGAAAAATCAGATGAAAATTCAGTCCAGTTAAAAGTACGTCCGCCTCTAAATTCTGCAGCAAAATTAGGAATCTCGATATCTTTTGATTCTGACATGATCACTTGAGATGCGATTACCTCTGAACCTTGAATAATTCTGACTGCATATTTATCAGATAATAAAGCCTCACCTTCTTCAGTTGGCCAATCGTAAGTGACAATTTCTTGTGCTTGAGCAAATAATGCACAGGTTGATATTAGAAAAAGTAAAATTAACCTCATAGCTATCTCTTTATTTTTAAGCTTAACTTAAATGTTATCGGCTAAGTAAACTAGAATAGATATACCATCTTTTTGTCATGAATCACTAAAAGGTCATTTCGGCAATTACTGTGGAAACTAAGGCTAATGTTTACTTCAATTTATCATTCTGATTCATCTTAATAATTCCATTTTTCATTCAGATTTCATTTAAAATTTTAGTCTTGATAGTATGAAAATGAAGATTCTTTCTTTTGACCTTTTAATGCTATTGAGTATTTCTTTTCGAGAAATAAAATATTGTTAGGTTTTGAAATTGATCGTAATGAACTTCGAAAAGTACTTTCAGTACAATTCATTCTTAGTAAACCAAAAAAGCATTTTTCAGAATAAAATAGATCAAT
Protein-coding sequences here:
- a CDS encoding DUF2071 domain-containing protein, whose translation is MMIPKIKGIIDRRILINYRVDKDVLASFLPEPFKPKLINGKGIAGICLIRLKEIRPKGLPKQIGISSENGAHRIAVEWIENNKLKEGVYIPRRDTSSKLNSLAGGTIFPGIHHLADFSVKEINGSYKVGFISDDGTSLSIEANETVSWNQESVFENLESVSEFFESGSVGYSPDKSEFDGLELKAYNWKVSLLDVKEVRSSFFENEKIFPKGSVEFDNALLMRDIEHEWIGLKKIKKSH
- a CDS encoding pyridoxal phosphate-dependent decarboxylase family protein, producing the protein MQFDFDNKQRKEILKTVSEKLENYYSSTKDFKTNPDLNIKEIRESILTKELANGISPDKAIEHVIKGLETFSVHTPHPKYFGLFNPRSNYAGIIADLITATYNPQLAAWSHAPFAVEVEELIIREFANKFGYDGNADGVFTTGGAEANLTAMLCALNHKYPNFAKDGAFGLDKKPVVFCSAEAHHSIQKAAKVVGIGYSLVESIPVTDELKLDTEILQQKLNELDLSVYSPLMIIGTAGTTGTGTIDELNQLSFICKKNNIWFHVDAAYGGGAILSQDLKHQLTGIEKSDSITFDAHKWMSVPMGTSIFLTSKNDILGKTFRISTEYMPKEADKLTITEPFTHSIQWSRRFIGLKIYLSLLFYGWQGYEQTINHQAEMGQYLRNKLLKSGWLIKNYTGLPVVCFTKADFETDTNFTKEILDKILAKGKSWLSVYPIKGIPTFRACITNYNTTEKEIDELVDELNDEVISYVGQ
- a CDS encoding bifunctional helix-turn-helix domain-containing protein/methylated-DNA--[protein]-cysteine S-methyltransferase, whose amino-acid sequence is MLDNKTHQYNKIAEAIAFIDDNHKVQPSLDTIAEHVNLSPFHFQRLFKEWVGISPKKYLKFISSSYAKSLLRKKESNLFDTAFEMGLSGTGRLHDMFVTIEGMTPGEYKNGGSSLIINYSFAETPFGEIIVAATNKGICHMAFSENNVLAFKELQDIFPNATFNQKVDKFQQDALFIFSNDWTNLSEIKLHLKGTKFQLKVWEALLSIPYGNLSTYGEIAETIQHPKASRAVGTAIGNNPIAYLIPCHRVIQKSGNIGGYHWNPTRKKAIIGWEASILENE
- a CDS encoding PH domain-containing protein, translated to MKLGGISVDEYFSINIFFSRIEGVYIFYSLLAIPVFIIRPLIILLYNYLIYSNTTYRIKENEIEYCESFITENYSSIEYNKVIEVHLRKGIIQKLFKLGTIFLETPGSGDGRNGILIKDICNYEEAYKLINSLVRKK
- a CDS encoding gliding motility protein GldB-related protein, translating into MKTQLGYFDQINEIPDSVQVEGITIKNLFKNQILAHQSGYDSTLITDKVYLSHQAFWDNCYGMIFGEENSHKFQTTKGMIAWNRTLYPENKSMFDERAKVLIELKLDSLLKTNLKKFNDLVPYKVESTIGILFTPLIGIGFGGCNKDQFCIELNNTDYEIAYLIEKGLPHELNHLAYEPLRGDDPKFQTALGQVLDEGFACYFAWKFFEGEMTKYEAVSNMSESDWNWFVQNEKAIFEKLQEYFDDESGDNPILRNDKLKLFPDAPQGLAYWLGFRIVEKYVENHGENSWKDIYELNIEDVLDKSGYDEYISEL
- a CDS encoding TlpA family protein disulfide reductase; this translates as MRYFLLFVIFCSCSLKESERTQKLKNTDNTVFVFHDAKYDSHVQLEKNGGRLGSVLPLGLVLYKDQKQNDFKSFIPNQTVDTLVIDSRNDEFLEIIHRYKAIEDIHFLIKAGDTVNIFYDSIGYPVLESSISDDFTKLYNFRKDIRTTIEVNTHLFEPQTILKSEYNTAKYYLYKESKEKYHSIFENKAFYDVDTLVRQHQSFKEKYFKALQTTSLEQSNRSLVYQEYFKQILKLDTYYIRLMHNSRLDQGLTARDIYPIFNDSLIDYPSYNQFFQLYLAIIEYKRDNIVHIRKSNSITPHYRQVFENLRLNDSIPEKTKCLLSRILINDMVEDKNADLFRTLAEHKEMFSDSTFLTEFEEKNRLTESENTILLESPDGEIIDFFNLLKNGKEDEYYIEYWATWCKPCIKEFPYLKGLAEKLANENKKVIALSLDEESGKWKDFLRQKDFIDKEILHFRVYNQFSSKKLKSYQIESIPKNMEFFKNGNIKTLNAQRPSQILTVK
- a CDS encoding cellulase family glycosylhydrolase, whose product is MRNYILALVLSCLPFQLFAQMGVNDSIPVLGRWSKERINKWYADQPWMVGCNYYPATAINQIEMWQESTWDPKQIDKELAWAEEIGMNTLRVYLHDLVWAADEQAFYQRMDDFLTICEKHKIRAFFVFFDDCHFPNPSLGKQPEPVKAYHNSGWVNCPSRELAHRYAIGEVSEVEKAHLKNYVQRTMSRFKDDNRVVMWELYNEPGRGTGEEGDMAKVKVRSAIGDQSKQLVYDSWVWARAINPSQPIMSTTAGSIGQINIRINRINSDLHSIHTYGPPKGVRARVKEYQKDGRPVIVTEWLARTRNSTVEDCLPVMKELNVGAINWGFVSGKSGTIWDWKSRKDAEGKKRSVVHEREVGNIVKKGEEFPEPEVWFHDIFRMDGSPYSQSEIEIFKQLTKDNKASYPSK